In Sphingomonas sp. G-3-2-10, a single window of DNA contains:
- a CDS encoding exopolysaccharide biosynthesis polyprenyl glycosylphosphotransferase has protein sequence MNAEFGIPIADDDPALIAAGKRRLSRRAVRIRLHASLVALDVIAIFASLLFASFVYPVGVGEAITIALALIPIYVLSAFGSRSYSTEAIASAPLGVTRSLQSLVVATAAVIFIAFYLKASADISRVIFAIGFIGSAITLASGRYFFAKHARSMLGESPFMIVLISDGTVSVSPEEYSAILPASSFDPEAHDPQMYDRLARALRTADRVVVGCAPEHRLAWAHALKGSNVQAEILAPELHSIKPMTVARFAGTPTLVVSRGPLNLPSRILKRAFDIGVAGVSLVLILPVILISALLIKLESRGPVFFVQIRIGRANELFRMYKFRSMRTDLTDHSGDTLTARGVDPRVTRVGKWLRKTSIDELPQLINVLKGEMSIVGPRPHALGARAADKLYWEVDGRYWHRHAAKPGLTGLAQVRGYRGNTEEEHDLTNRLQSDLEYLERWSLWKDMMIIAMTFRVLLHKNAF, from the coding sequence ATGAACGCCGAGTTTGGCATACCCATTGCCGATGACGATCCCGCGCTCATCGCAGCCGGGAAGCGCCGCCTGTCGCGCAGGGCGGTTCGCATCCGGCTTCATGCCAGCCTCGTCGCGCTCGATGTCATCGCCATCTTCGCCAGCCTGTTGTTCGCATCGTTCGTCTATCCGGTGGGCGTGGGCGAGGCGATCACGATCGCCCTCGCGCTGATCCCGATCTATGTGCTGAGCGCGTTCGGTTCGCGTTCCTATTCGACCGAGGCCATCGCCAGCGCGCCACTGGGCGTGACACGTAGCCTTCAGTCGCTCGTCGTCGCGACGGCGGCTGTGATCTTCATCGCTTTCTACCTCAAGGCCAGCGCCGACATCTCGCGCGTGATCTTCGCGATCGGCTTTATCGGCAGCGCGATCACGCTGGCCTCGGGACGCTATTTCTTCGCCAAACATGCGCGGTCGATGCTGGGCGAAAGCCCGTTCATGATCGTGCTGATCAGCGATGGCACGGTCAGCGTCTCGCCCGAGGAATATTCGGCGATCCTGCCCGCCTCGAGCTTCGATCCCGAAGCGCACGATCCCCAGATGTACGACCGGCTGGCGCGGGCGCTGCGCACCGCGGATCGCGTCGTGGTGGGTTGCGCGCCCGAGCATCGCCTGGCCTGGGCGCATGCGCTGAAGGGATCGAACGTGCAGGCCGAGATTCTCGCGCCCGAGCTTCATTCGATCAAGCCGATGACCGTAGCGCGTTTCGCGGGCACGCCCACTTTGGTGGTGTCGCGCGGGCCGCTGAACCTGCCGAGCCGCATCCTGAAGCGCGCCTTCGATATCGGCGTGGCAGGCGTCTCTCTGGTCCTGATCCTGCCGGTCATCCTGATCTCGGCATTGCTGATCAAGCTGGAGAGCCGCGGTCCGGTGTTCTTCGTCCAGATCCGCATCGGCCGCGCGAACGAGCTGTTCCGGATGTACAAGTTCCGCTCGATGCGGACCGACCTGACCGATCACAGCGGCGATACGCTGACTGCGCGGGGCGTCGACCCGCGGGTGACGCGGGTGGGCAAGTGGCTGCGCAAGACGAGCATCGACGAGCTGCCGCAGCTGATCAACGTGCTGAAGGGCGAGATGAGCATCGTCGGCCCGCGCCCGCACGCGCTGGGCGCGCGGGCGGCGGACAAGCTCTATTGGGAAGTCGACGGGCGCTACTGGCATCGCCATGCCGCGAAGCCGGGGCTGACGGGGCTTGCCCAGGTGCGCGGCTATCGCGGCAACACCGAGGAAGAGCACGACCTGACCAACCGGTTGCAGTCGGACCTCGAATATCTCGAGCGCTGGTCGCTGTGGAAGGACATGATGATCATCGCGATGACCTTCCGGGTGCTGCTGCACAAGAATGCGTTCTGA